In Streptomyces venezuelae, the sequence ACCCAGGCCGCGGACGAAAGCCGTCTTGTCCGCGCTGCTGACGGCCGCGACGACGCGTCCTGCGCCGCCGGCCTTCGCGTACTGCAGGGCGAGCGTGCCCACCGCGCTCGCGGCGGCCGTCACGAGAACCGATTCGCCGGGTTCCACCCGCGCGGCCTCGTACGCGCCGCGGGCCACCAGCCCACTGCGGACCAGTGCGACGGCCTCGACGGCGCTCGCGTCGGCCGGGATACGGGACGTCATCGCGGTGTGGAGCAGGGCGTACTCGGCGTAGGCATCGGCGAAGCACAGTCCGGTGACGCGTTCCCCGGCGCGGAAGCCGGTGACACCCGGTCCGGTGGTGACGACCGTCCCGGCCACCTCGCCGCCGAGGGAGACCGGCTCACCGCCCTCCCGCACCTCCCGAAGCTTGCGCACGGTCGGCAGGGTCACCCCGACCGCCTCGACCCGGACCAGCAGCTCTCCGACGCCTGCCGTGGGTACGTCGGCCTCCTCGGCGAACAGCACCTCCGGACCGCCGCCGACTTCATGGCGAACGCGCAGCACAGGGCCTCCCCATCTTCGCAACGCTGTCATTGGAGGTCCCAACGATAGGCCAAAGTCATGGGGATGCCCAACGACTTTCGGTAGGGTGGGCCGATGAC encodes:
- a CDS encoding zinc-binding alcohol dehydrogenase family protein is translated as MLRVRHEVGGGPEVLFAEEADVPTAGVGELLVRVEAVGVTLPTVRKLREVREGGEPVSLGGEVAGTVVTTGPGVTGFRAGERVTGLCFADAYAEYALLHTAMTSRIPADASAVEAVALVRSGLVARGAYEAARVEPGESVLVTAAASAVGTLALQYAKAGGAGRVVAAVSSADKTAFVRGLGADEVVLYGDSDWSGPYDVILDGVGGDLLGPAVRSLATGGRLVAFSSGGGTVEAYELLVRGASVIGFQMRAIATGRPGLYERWLCELWQLRAAGTLRTAVHEEIPLAEAARAHALVEQRQNLGKVVLVP